A portion of the Sulfuricurvum kujiense DSM 16994 genome contains these proteins:
- a CDS encoding DUF2231 domain-containing protein yields the protein MHQFNEIELLEYNGQEGKPAYIAYKGRVYDVSESKLWKNGSHFKKHFAGCDLTPELANAPHSDEVFENFPCVGEFIAISHAVDESKKERYRRWYAAYHPHPMVIHFPIALHYFSAGADVLFLANPSAEYEAAVFLSFLIATIMGFFALITGVFSWWINYDLVKSKPFMIKLYGASFTLVVGLIPIAQKMMNQDVPFSQGIDGFIYHSIIFVTVISITVVAYYGGKITWGARQ from the coding sequence ATGCACCAATTTAACGAGATAGAGCTTTTAGAGTACAACGGTCAAGAGGGTAAGCCTGCCTATATCGCCTATAAAGGACGGGTGTACGATGTCAGCGAGTCCAAGCTTTGGAAAAACGGTTCTCATTTTAAAAAGCATTTTGCAGGTTGTGATCTGACACCCGAGTTGGCGAATGCACCGCACAGCGACGAAGTGTTTGAAAACTTTCCGTGTGTCGGTGAATTTATCGCTATCTCTCATGCTGTAGACGAAAGCAAAAAAGAGCGCTATCGACGGTGGTACGCGGCTTATCATCCTCATCCTATGGTCATCCATTTCCCGATAGCACTGCACTATTTCAGCGCGGGCGCGGATGTTTTGTTCCTTGCCAACCCCTCAGCAGAGTATGAAGCGGCTGTTTTTTTATCATTTCTTATCGCAACAATAATGGGATTCTTCGCATTAATAACAGGGGTTTTCAGCTGGTGGATCAATTATGATCTAGTCAAATCCAAGCCTTTTATGATTAAGCTTTATGGTGCATCTTTTACCCTTGTTGTCGGGTTGATTCCGATTGCTCAAAAAATGATGAATCAGGATGTCCCTTTTAGCCAGGGGATAGACGGGTTTATCTATCACTCTATAATTTTTGTTACGGTTATTTCGATTACCGTAGTGGCGTATTACGGTGGAAAAATCACCTGGGGGGCGAGACAATGA